The nucleotide window TTGTCTAGTTAAGTCGAATGTCTTAAGTTTCTTTTTTTCTCTAAAATCGTTACAATATAAAAGAACATTCAGAAAAGGGGCGAAATAGATGAGTGATTTCAGAACGAATTTAGAAAAATACGCAGACCTTGCTGTCAAGGTTGGCGTTAACATCCAGAAGGACCAGACACTGGTCATCAATACAATGCTTGATTCCGCTGAGTTTGTCCGTGTGGCGGTGAAAAAGGCATACGAAGCCGGCGCTAAAAATGTCGTTGTGAACTGGAATGATGACATTGTTAACAGAACAAAATATGACCTTGCACCTGATGAGGCTTTTAATGAGTATCCTGAATGGCGTGCGCGTGAAGTCGAAGAGCTTGCGGAAAATGGTGCAGCATTCATGTCCATCGTTTCTTCAAGTCCTGATCTGTTAAAAGGCGTAAAGTCTGATCGTATTGCAAACTTCCAGAAAGCGGCTGGAACGGCACTTTCAAAATATCGTAAATACATACAATCTGATAAAGTCAGCTGGACGGTCATTGCCGTTCCTTCTGAAGGATGGGCAAAAATGGTGTTTCCTGAGGACACCGCTGAAACAGCTGTTCAGAAGCTTTGGGATGCCATCTTCAAGGCAGTCCGTGTGGATACTGAAGATCCGGTTGCAGCATGGAAAAATCATGACGCTTCCCTTCATGAAAAAGTTGATTACCTGAACGGCAAGCGATACACGAAGCTTCATTATAAAGCTCCAGGTACAGACCTGACAGTTGAGCTTCCAGAAAAGCATATCTGGGTTGGAGCTGGCAGCGTGAACGAGCAAGGCAATGAATTCATGGCTAACATGCCTACTGAAGAAGTTTTCTCTGTACCGTTGAAAACTGGTGTGAACGGCTATGTATCAAGCACAAAGCCACTTAGCTACGGCGGAAACATCATCGACAACTTCAAGCTCACTTTTGAAAATGGAAAGATCGTCGGCGTCGAAGCTGAAGAAGGCGAAGAAATCCTTAAGCAGCTTGTGGCAACTGATGAAGGCTCACACTATCTTGGTGAAGTAGCACTTGTGCCATTCAACTCGCCAATCTCACAATCAAATGTGCTGTTCTTCAACACATTATTTGATGAAAACGCGTCAAACCACTTTGCGATCGGCAGTGCTTATGCTTTCTGCGTAGAAGGCGGCAAAACGATGTCTTCAGAAGAATTGGAAGAAAACGGCCTGAACGAAAGCATCACTCACGTCGACTTCATGATCGGTTCCGATAAAATGGACATCGACGGCATCACTGCTGATGGAAATGCAGAGCCAGTGTTCCGCAATGGAGACTGGGCGCTGTAAGATTGAATATGTATAAGCAAACAGCCGGACAAATTGTTCGGCTGTTTTTTACGTGGTATAGGGATTTCACTGCAAGAAGTGAGACTTGCTTCTGACAGCTTTTCTTTAGTTCTCCTGAAACTTGTCTTAATTCCTTCGTTTTCTTGACAGCTTTTCTGCTTCTGCCCTCAGACCTGTCTTAATTCCTTTCTATTCTTGGCAGCTTTTCTGCTTTTATACCCAAACTTGTCTTAATTCCTTCGTTTTCTTGACAGCTTTTCTGCTTCTGCACCTAAACCTGTCTTAATTTCCTGTCGGGTCTGCAAGCATGCAGACTCCTATCCTGGCCTATCTATGTCCTTTCTGCTCATTACCGCACCACCGGTTTATTTAAACAAAAGATAAACACTCTTTTCACTTATGCACCCCAAACCACTGTGCT belongs to Mesobacillus subterraneus and includes:
- a CDS encoding aminopeptidase; amino-acid sequence: MSDFRTNLEKYADLAVKVGVNIQKDQTLVINTMLDSAEFVRVAVKKAYEAGAKNVVVNWNDDIVNRTKYDLAPDEAFNEYPEWRAREVEELAENGAAFMSIVSSSPDLLKGVKSDRIANFQKAAGTALSKYRKYIQSDKVSWTVIAVPSEGWAKMVFPEDTAETAVQKLWDAIFKAVRVDTEDPVAAWKNHDASLHEKVDYLNGKRYTKLHYKAPGTDLTVELPEKHIWVGAGSVNEQGNEFMANMPTEEVFSVPLKTGVNGYVSSTKPLSYGGNIIDNFKLTFENGKIVGVEAEEGEEILKQLVATDEGSHYLGEVALVPFNSPISQSNVLFFNTLFDENASNHFAIGSAYAFCVEGGKTMSSEELEENGLNESITHVDFMIGSDKMDIDGITADGNAEPVFRNGDWAL